CTGTCAAATTGAGGCACGAAGTGATTTCCATCTGACGTCATTCCGGACAAGGTTTTTAAAACACTTCCGGAACGTCATGGGCTCCGGATACGGAATAGCGCCGTTTTCCCCAGAGCCTGTTCAACGTCTGTTCTGTGGTTGCCCTGTCATTTTCGGACAAACTGCCGCACCTGCGCAGGACCAGGTCCACGGGCAGCGTGAACAGCTTCATCCGGACCACAGACGGGGAAGAAAGCCCGGCGTCGGACAAATCCAGGATCGGGACGTCCAACGGCCAACTGCTGTGGCGAGCGCTGGTGATCATCGCCAGGATGAGATGCCCCGCAGAGTTATTGAACCCCCTGGAATCAGAAAGGACAAGAGCGGGCCGTCGTTTCTGTTTTTTCCTTTCCGCAAAGGGGAATGGAACGACGACAACATCGAACCTTTCATAGGTCATGGAACGCCTCGTCGTCTTCCCGGGACGACCATTCGCCAAGGGTTTCCATCACAGCACGGGTATAGGCCAGGTCTGCCGGGAGGGCCTTGCGTAAAACCACACCTTCCTTTGTTTCCTCGAAGCAGACCACGTCCCCTTTGCCAAGGCCCAGCTTCTTTCTGACGGCTGCGGGGATGGTCGCCTGGTACTTCGTCGTCAGCCTGGATGTCGCCAGTTTCTTCATCTGATCACCTCACCGTACCTGCTATTGCATTATAGTAATGGGTAATGGTCCATTAAATATTACCATACGATCTCAAAAACCACGATCATTTGATTTCCACATTTTTTTATAATTCCGAAAACTACCAGTTGAAAAGGTTTCCGAAAGAGAATATAATTCATTTCGTGAGTCATGCTGACTCACAAAATGAATTATGGAGGTGGCAGATACTTTGCATTTGACTATACGGGGTATGGGAAAAGAAGTGGAAGAGGCGATCCGCCGAATGGCCCGCGAAAAGGGGATCAGCTTGAATAAAGCCGTCATCAGGATGCTGGAAAAGGCCATAGGCCGATCAGGTTCGTCCGGAAAACCACCAATACATGAGGAACTGGACCGTTTTTCCGGCGCCTGGTCCCCCGAGGAAGCAGCCGAGATCGAGGGCAGTTTGTCCGGTACCCGGACAGTGGACGAGGAGCTCTGGTCATGAACCAGGGACCCGCAAGGATCCTGCTGGACACCTCCGCCTACTCGGCTCTCTTCCGTGGGGATGAGCAGGTCAGGGTTATCCTCCAGGAGGTCGAGGAGGTCGCCCTGAATCCGGTGATCCTGGGCGAACTGCTCGGAGGGTTTGCAGGTGGAATCTACGAAAAAAGAAACAGGGGACTGATCAAGGAGTTCCTATCCACGCCACGCGTCCGTGTTTATCCTATTGACGCCGACACCTCGGAACGTTATGCCGCCGTCTGGTTCCATCTTCGCCGCCAGGGTACTCCCATCCCCACCAACGACCTGTGGATCGCCGCTTCTGCCATGCAGCACGGCCTGGCGGTGCTGACGGCAGACAGGCATTTCCTGAAGGTCCCACAGGTTCTGACCTGGATCCTGAACTGAGCTACCGCGTCCAAACCGTCTTTCCGGAGTGACCAACCCCCGTCATTCCGGACAAGGCAGGGCCTTGATCCGGAATCCATGGAGTCCGGGTCAGGCCCGTCGTGACGGTAAATGGCCGGCCGGCTCCAGAACCCATGATTTCTAACTGCGGTTCCCTGCCCTTCGACAGGCTCAGTACTGGCGGGAACGCCGCCTCCCAGGCGCTGTCACGCGACCCAACCTCACTGGATTTTTACCGCCAAGCATGCCAGGAACGCCAAGAAAGGCAACAAACGAGATCAGGGTATAGCCGCGGTCATGCGACCCCACTTCCCTGAAATTTACCGCCAAGCACGCCAAGAACGCCAAGAAAAGCAACAAACA
This bacterium DNA region includes the following protein-coding sequences:
- a CDS encoding type II toxin-antitoxin system VapC family toxin codes for the protein MNQGPARILLDTSAYSALFRGDEQVRVILQEVEEVALNPVILGELLGGFAGGIYEKRNRGLIKEFLSTPRVRVYPIDADTSERYAAVWFHLRRQGTPIPTNDLWIAASAMQHGLAVLTADRHFLKVPQVLTWILN
- a CDS encoding AbrB/MazE/SpoVT family DNA-binding domain-containing protein, with translation MKKLATSRLTTKYQATIPAAVRKKLGLGKGDVVCFEETKEGVVLRKALPADLAYTRAVMETLGEWSSREDDEAFHDL
- a CDS encoding type II toxin-antitoxin system PemK/MazF family toxin, coding for MTYERFDVVVVPFPFAERKKQKRRPALVLSDSRGFNNSAGHLILAMITSARHSSWPLDVPILDLSDAGLSSPSVVRMKLFTLPVDLVLRRCGSLSENDRATTEQTLNRLWGKRRYSVSGAHDVPEVF